The following are encoded together in the Triticum dicoccoides isolate Atlit2015 ecotype Zavitan chromosome 6B, WEW_v2.0, whole genome shotgun sequence genome:
- the LOC119323924 gene encoding bidirectional sugar transporter SWEET2a-like, with protein MASLGLPGPSSYHDLCCYGAGIAGNIFAFVLFISPLPTFRRIVRNGSTEQFSATPYIYSLLNCLVCMWYALPFVSYGVVLVATVNTIGAAFQLAYTAVFIAYADAKKRLKVSVLLAGVFCVFGLIVYVSMALFDHKPRRTFVGYLSVASLIFMFASPLSIINLVIRTKSVEYMPFYLSLSMSLMSMSFFAYGVLLDDFFIYVPNGIGTVLGVIQLLLYAYYSRKGSRDEARRPLLVTHT; from the exons ATGGCTTCCCTGGGCTTGCCCGGACCCTCCTCCTACCACGACCTCTGCTGCTACGGGGCAGGAATCGCAG GGAACATCTTTGCCTTTGTGCTCTTCATCTCCCCGCT CCCAACATTCAGGAGGATCGTCCGGAATGGGTCGACGGAGCAGTTCTCGGCCACGCCCTACATCTACTCGCTCCTCAACTGCCTCGTCTGCATGTGGTACGCCCTCCCCTTCGTCTCCTACGGCGTCGTCCTGGTCGCCACCGTCAACACCATCGGCGCCGCCTTCCAGCTTGCCTACACCGCCGTCTTCATCGCCTACGCCGACGCCAAGAAAAGG CTCAAGGTGTCCGTGCTGCTGGCAGGGGTGTTCTGTGTGTTCGGCCTGATTGTGTATGTCAGTATGGCGCTGTTTGATCACAAGCCTCGGCGAACATTCGTCGGCTATCTCAGCGTGGCGTCCCTCATATTCATGTTCGCATCCCCTCTGTCCATCATT AATTTGGTGATCAGGACCAAGAGTGTGGAGTACATGCCCTTTTATTTGTCGCTATCGATGTCCCTGATGAGCATGTCGTTTTTCGCATACGGGGTGCTTCTGGATGACTTCTTCATATAC GTTCCCAATGGCATCGGCACAGTCCTAGGTGTCATACAGTTGTTGTTATATGCCTACTACAGTAGAAAGGGATCGAGAGACGAAGCCAGACGGCCATTACTAGTCACACATACATGA